One genomic window of Polyangiaceae bacterium includes the following:
- the genX gene encoding EF-P lysine aminoacylase GenX, with amino-acid sequence MRARAAAQRFIRSYFDDAGFLEVDTPVRVQAPGLDLHVDALSAHDGWLITSPEHHMKRLLVAGLPRIYQIARASRAEELGALHQPEFLLLEWYRAYAGMAEVMADTEALVVGVVETLRSLAPGAQLRDVSYQGTRFDLSRPFERVSVREAYRRFADVDDVVALARDDEDRYFELMVDRVEPGLTALQRPVFLHGYPLSQASLARPDPLDPETAERFELYWAGVELCNGFGELNDAAEQRRRYVAAIEDRRSRQMPVYPLDEPFLTALEEGMPPAGGNALGLDRLLMLALDETSLDAVVPFPIPRPE; translated from the coding sequence ATGCGTGCCCGCGCGGCTGCCCAGCGCTTCATCCGAAGCTACTTCGATGACGCCGGTTTTCTAGAGGTGGATACGCCAGTGCGCGTGCAAGCGCCGGGGCTCGATCTGCACGTGGACGCGCTTTCTGCACATGACGGCTGGCTGATCACCTCTCCAGAGCACCACATGAAGCGGCTGCTGGTCGCTGGTTTGCCGCGCATCTACCAGATCGCTCGGGCGTCTCGCGCCGAAGAGCTGGGTGCGCTGCATCAGCCCGAGTTTCTGTTGCTCGAGTGGTATCGCGCCTACGCGGGTATGGCCGAGGTGATGGCGGACACCGAGGCGCTGGTGGTTGGCGTTGTCGAGACGTTGCGCTCGCTCGCTCCAGGAGCCCAGCTGCGCGATGTCTCATATCAGGGCACACGCTTCGATCTCTCGCGGCCATTCGAGCGCGTCAGCGTTCGCGAAGCATACCGCCGCTTCGCTGATGTGGACGACGTGGTCGCGCTCGCGAGAGACGACGAAGACCGCTATTTCGAGCTCATGGTGGATCGGGTGGAACCCGGGCTCACTGCGCTCCAGCGACCGGTGTTCCTACACGGTTACCCCCTCAGCCAGGCGTCCCTAGCGCGGCCGGATCCCCTCGATCCCGAGACGGCGGAGCGCTTCGAGCTCTACTGGGCAGGCGTCGAGCTATGCAACGGCTTTGGCGAGCTGAACGACGCTGCGGAGCAGCGTCGCCGCTACGTCGCCGCGATCGAGGATCGTCGCTCGCGACAGATGCCGGTCTACCCGTTGGATGAGCCTTTCCTCACGGCATTGGAAGAGGGTATGCCCCCTGCCGGAGGCAACGCGCTTGGGCTCGATCGCTTGTTGATGTTGGCTCTGGACGAGACGAGCCTGGACGCGGTGGTCCCCTTCCCCATCCCGCGCCCAGAATGA
- a CDS encoding adenine phosphoribosyltransferase encodes MPARRSPTPRGVDKSQAGTAKTAKERTARKRNTEGSPQRASRVGGRGTSPLAEVVNLDPIAHVRGLIRDIPDFPVPGILFKDITPLLADPKGFHIVLDALAHRFTGEHVDAIVGIESRGFIFGAALAARLNTSFVPVRKPGKLPYRTDKVAYSLEYGEAELEMHRDSLREDASVVIVDDLLATGGTAAAAAELVHRQGAYVSAFAFVIELDDLAGRERLLPHPVVSVLHY; translated from the coding sequence ATGCCGGCCAGACGCTCACCAACTCCTCGAGGTGTGGACAAGTCCCAGGCCGGCACGGCAAAGACAGCCAAGGAGCGTACCGCAAGGAAACGCAACACCGAGGGCTCTCCGCAGCGGGCCTCTCGCGTCGGGGGTCGCGGCACGAGCCCGCTCGCCGAGGTCGTAAACCTCGACCCCATCGCCCATGTGCGCGGACTGATCCGCGACATCCCGGACTTCCCGGTGCCCGGTATCCTTTTCAAGGACATCACGCCTCTACTCGCGGATCCGAAGGGCTTTCATATCGTGCTGGACGCCTTGGCACATCGCTTCACCGGAGAGCACGTGGATGCAATCGTCGGCATTGAATCCCGCGGCTTCATTTTCGGCGCCGCCCTCGCGGCCCGCCTGAACACGAGCTTTGTGCCCGTCCGCAAGCCAGGCAAGCTGCCATACCGCACGGATAAAGTTGCGTACTCCCTCGAGTATGGGGAAGCCGAGCTCGAGATGCATCGAGACTCACTGCGAGAAGACGCGAGCGTGGTGATCGTCGACGACCTGCTGGCCACCGGAGGCACAGCGGCGGCAGCGGCGGAGCTGGTGCATCGCCAAGGCGCCTACGTTTCTGCCTTCGCGTTCGTGATCGAATTGGATGATCTCGCCGGCCGAGAGCGGCTCTTGCCGCACCCCGTCGTGAGCGTGCTGCACTACTGA
- a CDS encoding BolA family transcriptional regulator codes for MLSPSDLEQRLLASFPDAQVQITDLTGTQDHYQLRIVSQRFAGLAPLARHRMVYAALGEAMRGPIHALSFEALAPTEA; via the coding sequence ATGCTGTCGCCGAGCGATCTCGAACAACGCCTGCTGGCGTCCTTCCCCGACGCGCAGGTCCAGATCACCGACCTCACCGGTACTCAGGACCACTATCAACTGCGCATCGTCAGCCAGCGTTTCGCGGGTCTGGCTCCGCTTGCTCGCCACCGTATGGTTTACGCGGCGCTGGGTGAGGCCATGCGCGGACCCATTCACGCGCTCTCGTTCGAGGCGCTGGCGCCGACGGAGGCGTGA
- the surE gene encoding 5'/3'-nucleotidase SurE has protein sequence MSKPLILLANDDGFRAEGLQALRGALSEFAEVVVCAPASEQSAMSHSLTLHRPLRLVRHEPGVFSVDGTPADCVYVALHSADRVVPRRPDLVLSGLNHGVNLGDDVFYSGTVAAAREAALKGIPAIAVSADNRADRQAAVGVAARLAQSFLGGSRDELTLLNVNFPPGSDWKLAATRLGTRRYLDAVEFRRDPRGKEYLWIGGSGVEHNTLAGSDTEAFDRGEVGVTPLVLDLWYSAQQALAEQVVEGAAG, from the coding sequence TTGTCAAAACCACTGATCTTGTTGGCCAACGATGATGGCTTTCGCGCTGAAGGGCTGCAGGCGCTGAGAGGCGCGCTGAGCGAGTTCGCGGAGGTGGTGGTGTGCGCACCGGCTTCAGAGCAGAGCGCCATGAGCCACTCCCTGACGCTGCACCGCCCGTTGCGCTTGGTGCGCCACGAGCCCGGCGTGTTCTCTGTCGATGGCACCCCGGCGGACTGCGTCTACGTCGCGCTGCACTCTGCAGACCGCGTGGTGCCACGGCGCCCGGATCTGGTGCTCTCTGGGTTGAACCATGGGGTGAACCTCGGCGATGACGTGTTCTACAGCGGAACCGTCGCCGCCGCGCGCGAGGCAGCGCTGAAGGGCATCCCTGCCATTGCCGTCTCCGCGGACAACCGAGCGGATCGTCAGGCCGCTGTGGGCGTCGCGGCTCGGCTTGCCCAGAGCTTCCTCGGCGGCTCACGTGACGAACTGACGTTGCTCAACGTCAACTTTCCCCCAGGCTCCGACTGGAAGCTCGCCGCGACTCGCTTGGGCACGCGTAGGTATCTCGACGCGGTGGAGTTTCGTCGGGATCCGCGAGGGAAGGAGTACCTCTGGATTGGTGGCTCTGGGGTGGAGCACAACACCCTCGCCGGCTCTGACACAGAAGCCTTCGATCGCGGCGAGGTTGGGGTCACGCCGCTGGTGCTAGACCTCTGGTATTCAGCTCAGCAAGCCCTGGCAGAGCAAGTCGTGGAAGGCGCTGCTGGCTGA
- the pgsA gene encoding CDP-diacylglycerol--glycerol-3-phosphate 3-phosphatidyltransferase, whose product MSDSPPQTESAKKKRPKVDPEQRKARRKSLREDAVNIPNLLTFGRIAIIPVVLWLLDRGTPQDCVTAALVYAAAAITDLLDGYLARKLGVVSVLGKFLDPLADKLLVMAVLIWMVPMGRISEWVVILLLGREISITGLRSIASSEGVVIAAGGGGKSKTALQMVGILCLVIGYPYHLDIGIYDLGVVDLVPVGRWLIYISLVFSFGSGFEYVRLFAEAVEAKDRRQAEN is encoded by the coding sequence ATGAGTGATTCTCCCCCCCAAACCGAGAGCGCGAAAAAGAAGCGTCCCAAGGTCGATCCGGAGCAGCGCAAGGCGCGCCGCAAATCGTTGCGTGAAGACGCAGTCAACATCCCGAATCTGCTGACTTTTGGCCGCATTGCCATCATCCCAGTGGTGCTCTGGCTGCTCGACCGGGGGACACCTCAGGACTGTGTGACGGCGGCGTTGGTATACGCCGCGGCGGCGATCACCGATCTGCTGGACGGGTACCTGGCGCGCAAGCTGGGTGTGGTCAGTGTACTCGGGAAGTTCCTCGATCCCCTCGCGGACAAGCTCTTGGTAATGGCCGTCCTGATCTGGATGGTGCCGATGGGGCGCATCTCCGAGTGGGTGGTGATTCTGCTGCTGGGGCGCGAAATCAGCATCACCGGGCTGCGCTCGATCGCCAGCAGCGAAGGCGTGGTGATCGCTGCTGGTGGCGGCGGAAAGAGCAAAACCGCGCTGCAAATGGTGGGGATCTTGTGCCTGGTGATCGGCTACCCGTACCACCTGGACATCGGGATCTACGACCTTGGTGTGGTGGATCTAGTGCCCGTCGGGCGCTGGCTCATCTACATCTCCCTGGTCTTCAGCTTCGGCAGCGGCTTCGAGTACGTGAGGCTCTTCGCCGAGGCGGTCGAGGCCAAGGACCGGCGCCAGGCAGAGAACTGA
- the grxD gene encoding Grx4 family monothiol glutaredoxin, producing the protein MEQALRDQIKHTIDDNQVVLFMKGSRLFPQCGFSARVVDILKRMEVPFKDVNILADQSLRDGMKEFSEWPTFPQLYVKGEFVGGCDIVMQMFENGELEKILK; encoded by the coding sequence ATGGAACAAGCACTTCGCGACCAGATCAAACACACCATTGATGACAACCAGGTCGTGCTGTTCATGAAGGGAAGCCGACTGTTCCCGCAGTGCGGCTTCTCGGCGCGCGTCGTCGATATCCTCAAGCGCATGGAGGTCCCTTTCAAGGACGTCAATATCCTCGCGGATCAGAGCTTGAGAGACGGCATGAAGGAGTTCAGCGAGTGGCCCACCTTCCCTCAGCTCTACGTGAAGGGTGAGTTCGTCGGCGGCTGTGACATCGTCATGCAGATGTTCGAGAACGGCGAGCTCGAGAAGATCCTGAAGTAG
- a CDS encoding flagellar biosynthetic protein FliQ, which yields MAQAQEALLLSIAVSLPVIGAAALAGLFVAIFQAATQVQDITLAHLPRLLVVAVVLALAGPWMGHQIASFAARAFTGG from the coding sequence ATGGCTCAGGCTCAAGAAGCGCTGCTGCTCAGTATCGCGGTCTCCCTGCCGGTGATTGGTGCGGCCGCTTTGGCTGGGTTGTTTGTTGCTATTTTCCAGGCGGCAACTCAGGTGCAAGACATCACCCTCGCCCATTTGCCGCGGCTACTCGTCGTTGCGGTGGTGCTGGCGCTGGCTGGCCCCTGGATGGGACACCAAATCGCGAGCTTCGCGGCCCGCGCATTCACTGGCGGTTGA